The following proteins come from a genomic window of Ilumatobacter coccineus YM16-304:
- a CDS encoding response regulator transcription factor — MSDRPPKILVVDDEENIRFLVESALQLAGMETEGADDGRAALKAAADARPDLIVLDVMMPELDGFEVLQRLRDSGVRTPVIFLTARDSTDDRVRGLTTGGDDYMVKPFAVAELVARVQLRLQQTGRASSQTVLRCADLELDVEAHRVSRGGTVVELSPTEYKLLHHLLANSGRVLTRAQLLDHVWDYDFGGDSSVVDTYISYLRRKLDHVEPKLIHTIRGVGFCLRADE, encoded by the coding sequence ATGAGCGATCGGCCCCCGAAGATCCTCGTCGTCGACGACGAAGAGAACATCCGGTTCCTCGTCGAGTCGGCGCTCCAACTCGCGGGCATGGAAACCGAGGGGGCCGACGACGGCCGAGCGGCACTGAAGGCGGCCGCCGACGCTCGCCCCGACCTCATCGTGCTCGACGTGATGATGCCCGAACTCGACGGTTTCGAGGTGCTGCAACGTCTCCGCGACAGTGGCGTGCGAACACCGGTGATCTTCTTGACCGCACGCGACTCGACCGACGACCGGGTGCGCGGCCTCACCACCGGGGGCGACGACTACATGGTCAAGCCGTTCGCAGTGGCCGAACTCGTGGCGCGTGTGCAGCTCCGCCTCCAGCAAACCGGGCGCGCCTCGAGCCAGACGGTGCTGCGCTGTGCCGACCTCGAACTCGACGTCGAGGCGCACCGAGTCAGCCGCGGCGGCACCGTCGTCGAGCTGTCGCCGACCGAGTACAAGTTGCTGCACCACCTCCTCGCCAACAGCGGTCGCGTGCTCACCCGCGCGCAACTGCTCGACCACGTGTGGGATTACGACTTCGGCGGCGACTCGTCGGTGGTCGACACCTACATCAGCTATCTGCGACGCAAACTCGACCACGTCGAACCCAAGCTGATCCACACGATTCGCGGCGTCGGGTTCTGCCTGCGAGCCGACGAGTGA
- a CDS encoding sensor histidine kinase, protein MKLRTRVLFGFAMIFAVVIAAGVFTVNAQRNQLYEQIDERLTSTPLPPDTRDRPVGGAPGRGGAQPLDDANVSDVYVAVITPDDTVHPAIEGQLLSDLPDVQSLVDDRPTDTTFVTTDGVAGTSKFRVLFMPSTDTSLAAIIAVPVDDVDDTIRQLALTYLGVAGLILLALILIASWISRFGLRPISAMTDVAEAISSGERDRRAEVTDLSTEAGRLGHAFNVMLDDRDAGEERLRQFVSNASHELRTPLTSIRGYLDLYAAGGFRQPGELDDAMRRLHVEAERMNLLVEDLLVLAKFDEEQPLDIASVRVDDMARDVVALALAGHPDREILVDATDEIEVAADRLRLHQALAVLVDNATRHTPDDATIRVTAARTPSHVELAVSDAGPGLTPEEAAVVFDRFSRGDRSRARRTGGSGLGLSIAQAIVHAHGGEIDVTSAPGEGATFTIRLPQRD, encoded by the coding sequence GTGAAGCTGCGCACACGCGTCCTGTTCGGGTTCGCGATGATCTTCGCCGTGGTGATCGCCGCCGGCGTCTTCACCGTCAACGCGCAACGCAACCAGCTGTACGAACAGATCGACGAGCGGTTGACCAGCACGCCGCTGCCTCCCGACACCCGTGACCGGCCCGTCGGAGGAGCCCCTGGCCGAGGCGGGGCACAACCGCTCGACGACGCGAACGTCTCCGACGTGTACGTCGCCGTCATCACGCCCGACGACACCGTTCACCCGGCCATCGAAGGACAGCTGCTCAGCGATCTTCCCGACGTGCAATCGCTCGTCGACGACCGCCCGACCGACACCACGTTCGTCACGACCGACGGCGTCGCGGGCACGTCGAAATTCCGCGTGCTCTTCATGCCGAGCACCGACACCTCGCTCGCCGCGATCATCGCCGTTCCCGTCGACGATGTCGACGACACCATCCGGCAACTGGCGCTCACCTACCTCGGCGTCGCCGGACTCATCCTGCTGGCGCTGATCCTCATCGCATCGTGGATCAGTCGCTTCGGACTGCGCCCGATCAGCGCGATGACCGATGTCGCAGAGGCGATCTCGTCGGGCGAGCGTGACCGTCGCGCCGAGGTGACCGACCTCTCGACCGAGGCCGGGCGACTCGGCCACGCCTTCAACGTGATGCTCGACGACCGCGACGCCGGCGAGGAACGGCTCCGTCAATTCGTCTCCAACGCGTCGCACGAACTCCGCACACCGCTGACCTCCATCCGCGGGTACCTCGACCTGTACGCGGCCGGCGGCTTCCGCCAGCCCGGAGAACTCGACGACGCGATGCGGCGCCTTCACGTCGAGGCAGAGCGGATGAACCTGTTGGTCGAGGACTTGCTCGTCTTGGCGAAGTTCGACGAGGAGCAACCACTCGACATCGCGTCGGTGCGCGTCGACGACATGGCCCGTGACGTCGTCGCCCTGGCCCTCGCCGGACACCCCGATCGTGAAATCCTCGTCGACGCAACCGACGAGATCGAGGTCGCCGCCGACCGGTTGCGACTGCATCAGGCGCTCGCCGTGCTCGTCGACAACGCGACCCGTCACACACCCGACGACGCCACCATTCGAGTCACCGCGGCCCGCACGCCGAGCCACGTCGAGTTGGCGGTGAGCGACGCAGGGCCTGGGCTCACCCCCGAGGAGGCGGCGGTCGTGTTCGATCGCTTCAGCCGTGGCGACCGCTCGCGCGCTCGTCGCACGGGCGGTTCAGGCCTCGGTCTCTCGATCGCACAGGCGATCGTCCACGCTCACGGTGGCGAGATCGACGTGACATCGGCGCCCGGCGAGGGGGCCACGTTCACGATTCGGTTGCCGCAGCGCGACTGA
- a CDS encoding serine hydrolase domain-containing protein — MPNTTNPNTTDPNTDPNISDPNTAADNDDAGDPSTGCFDDADGASVAQLRAEMQRLADGAVRGRRTHGLSLGVQSDDGATNVQVAAGDAATDDNYAIASITKMFTAALVLGLVDDGRLRLDDRVIDLLPELDLAGLHRHDGVDHTAELAVHHLLHQTSGLADYWNGGIEKQLTRGDDRAYSVQDTIDIARDNGAEFAPGDRGGRRSSYSDTNYQLLAAIVEEATGGSYADAVSARITEPLGLTETYLFGVGGHRPAPVVLRQGKQSLSIPLALASERGAGAVVSTLDDQLRFSRAWHRGELFEGGTRRATPHWNRVVFFALAYGHGVMRYKLPRWMSRRPVPEMVGHSGTTGSFLFHIPALRCHVAGTFNQFAEPARPFRLLPRIASEIAAVQQGR, encoded by the coding sequence ATGCCGAACACCACCAACCCGAACACCACCGACCCGAACACCGACCCGAACATCAGCGACCCGAACACCGCCGCCGACAACGACGACGCCGGAGACCCGAGCACTGGATGTTTCGACGACGCCGACGGCGCGAGCGTCGCGCAGCTGCGTGCTGAGATGCAGCGGCTCGCCGATGGGGCGGTCCGCGGTCGTCGGACTCACGGTCTGTCGCTCGGGGTGCAGTCGGACGATGGCGCGACCAACGTTCAGGTCGCCGCCGGAGACGCCGCGACCGACGACAACTATGCGATCGCGAGCATCACCAAGATGTTCACCGCCGCACTCGTGTTGGGGCTGGTCGACGACGGCCGCCTGCGACTCGACGACCGAGTCATCGACCTGCTTCCCGAACTCGACCTGGCCGGTCTCCACCGGCACGATGGCGTCGATCACACCGCCGAACTCGCGGTCCATCACCTGCTCCACCAGACGTCGGGTCTCGCCGATTACTGGAACGGTGGCATCGAGAAGCAGCTCACCCGCGGCGACGATCGTGCGTACTCGGTCCAGGACACGATCGACATCGCACGCGACAACGGCGCCGAGTTCGCACCCGGTGATCGTGGCGGGCGACGTTCGTCGTATTCCGACACCAACTATCAGCTGCTCGCTGCGATCGTCGAGGAGGCGACCGGAGGGTCGTACGCCGATGCCGTGAGCGCTCGGATCACCGAACCGCTCGGCCTGACCGAGACGTACCTGTTCGGGGTCGGAGGTCATCGCCCGGCGCCGGTGGTGCTGCGACAGGGGAAGCAGTCGTTGTCGATCCCACTGGCGCTCGCGTCCGAACGCGGCGCCGGTGCCGTCGTGTCGACGCTCGACGACCAGTTGCGCTTCAGTCGGGCCTGGCACCGCGGCGAGTTGTTCGAGGGTGGAACACGTCGCGCGACGCCGCACTGGAATCGGGTCGTGTTCTTCGCACTCGCGTACGGCCACGGGGTGATGCGCTACAAGCTGCCGCGCTGGATGTCGCGTCGTCCGGTTCCCGAGATGGTCGGCCATTCCGGCACGACCGGCTCGTTCCTGTTCCACATCCCAGCACTGCGATGCCACGTCGCCGGCACCTTCAACCAGTTCGCCGAACCGGCGCGGCCGTTCCGCCTGCTCCCGCGCATCGCGAGTGAGATCGCCGCCGTCCAGCAGGGCCGCTGA
- a CDS encoding TetR/AcrR family transcriptional regulator, whose amino-acid sequence MGHKHTRSEILDGALAAAHDDGLSQLTFGRLAKRLGISDRVIVYYFPSKIDLINEVIIAMGSELQETLAQAFTEPAADHLELVRSAWPLVTTPEADSVFALFFEANGLAVSGREPYRTVVPTLVELWIVWAAEFIRGDPDEQRIEAEAAIALIDGLLLLRQIAGPESADRAARRIGIA is encoded by the coding sequence GTGGGTCACAAGCACACCAGATCCGAGATCCTCGATGGCGCGCTCGCAGCGGCACACGACGACGGGTTGAGCCAACTCACGTTCGGCCGACTCGCCAAACGACTCGGCATCAGCGATCGGGTGATCGTCTACTACTTCCCGTCGAAGATCGACCTGATCAACGAGGTGATCATCGCGATGGGGTCGGAGCTCCAGGAGACGCTGGCCCAGGCCTTCACGGAGCCCGCCGCCGATCATCTCGAGTTGGTGCGCTCAGCGTGGCCGCTCGTCACCACACCGGAGGCCGATTCCGTCTTCGCCCTGTTCTTCGAAGCGAATGGCCTCGCCGTGAGCGGGCGCGAGCCGTATCGCACGGTCGTGCCGACTCTTGTCGAACTGTGGATCGTCTGGGCCGCTGAGTTCATCCGGGGAGACCCGGACGAACAACGCATCGAAGCCGAGGCGGCGATCGCGCTGATCGACGGCCTCCTCCTGCTGCGGCAGATCGCCGGCCCCGAGTCCGCCGACCGCGCCGCTCGCCGCATCGGCATTGCCTGA
- a CDS encoding alpha/beta fold hydrolase has translation MATLTQAAASDLFRREPDRFLDVGAGEVAHRCVGTGPDVLFVHGWPVSGATFRLLLPHLVDHVTCHVIDFPSAGSSRFDANTPMSIDQHVETVRRVVDLLGLDDVAVVGHDSGGLIARHAMAGDPRLRAMGLINTEPPDPSWRFRSFIAARRLPGFSAGLGWVAGTPRVRRLKMVLGDAFVDRSLLDGEADEFYFQPLHNSAKHRDAATRLLRSLDMEMITGLPDVHRRIDVPVRLVWGDQDPFFPVERAEAMVETFPDATIEIIEGAGLFSHEERPAEVAAALLPTLAN, from the coding sequence ATGGCGACCTTGACGCAAGCAGCAGCATCCGATCTGTTCCGACGCGAACCCGACCGGTTCCTCGACGTCGGCGCCGGCGAGGTCGCCCATCGATGCGTCGGCACCGGCCCCGACGTGTTGTTCGTCCACGGTTGGCCCGTCAGCGGCGCCACGTTCCGCTTGCTGCTCCCGCACCTGGTCGACCACGTGACCTGTCATGTCATCGACTTCCCGTCCGCCGGCTCGAGCCGGTTCGACGCGAACACACCCATGTCGATCGACCAACACGTCGAGACCGTTCGGCGAGTCGTCGACCTTCTCGGGCTCGACGACGTCGCCGTGGTCGGGCACGACAGCGGGGGTCTGATCGCTCGCCACGCCATGGCGGGTGACCCTCGTCTGCGGGCGATGGGTCTGATCAACACCGAGCCGCCCGACCCGAGTTGGCGCTTCCGCTCGTTCATCGCCGCTCGCCGTCTCCCTGGCTTCAGCGCAGGTCTCGGTTGGGTTGCCGGCACGCCCCGCGTGCGGCGGCTCAAGATGGTGCTCGGCGACGCGTTCGTCGACCGGAGCCTGCTCGACGGTGAAGCCGACGAGTTCTACTTCCAACCGCTGCACAACAGTGCGAAGCACCGAGACGCCGCCACCAGACTGCTCCGCAGCCTCGACATGGAGATGATCACCGGCCTCCCCGATGTGCACCGGCGCATCGACGTGCCGGTCCGGCTCGTGTGGGGTGATCAGGACCCCTTCTTCCCCGTCGAGCGAGCGGAGGCGATGGTCGAGACGTTCCCCGACGCAACCATCGAGATCATCGAGGGTGCCGGACTGTTCTCCCACGAGGAGCGCCCGGCCGAGGTCGCCGCCGCACTGTTGCCCACTCTCGCGAACTGA
- a CDS encoding YdeI/OmpD-associated family protein, which translates to MNDYPDVDAYLADSERWPDEIAAIRPILLGCGLDETIKWGKPCYRIDDDVNVALLQEFSDHLALMFFQGVLLDDPANLLHAQGPNTHGPKRMKFTSVAEVEAVGDTIPSYVADAIHHARAGTELPPRPAEELAPELQERLAADVDLAEAFDGLTPGRQREYNLHISSAKQSTTRHSRIDKVVDRILAGKGLRDR; encoded by the coding sequence ATGAACGACTACCCAGATGTCGACGCCTACCTCGCCGACAGCGAGCGGTGGCCCGACGAGATCGCCGCCATCCGCCCGATCCTGCTGGGGTGCGGTCTCGACGAGACGATCAAGTGGGGCAAGCCGTGCTACCGCATCGACGACGACGTCAACGTCGCGCTGCTCCAAGAGTTCTCCGACCACCTGGCCCTGATGTTCTTCCAAGGAGTCCTGCTCGACGACCCTGCGAACCTGCTCCACGCGCAGGGTCCGAACACGCACGGCCCGAAGCGGATGAAGTTCACGTCGGTCGCCGAGGTCGAGGCGGTCGGCGACACGATTCCGTCGTACGTCGCCGACGCGATCCATCACGCGCGAGCCGGCACCGAACTCCCACCGCGACCCGCCGAAGAACTCGCACCCGAACTCCAGGAGCGGTTGGCTGCTGATGTCGACCTCGCCGAGGCGTTCGATGGCCTCACCCCCGGCCGCCAGCGCGAGTACAACCTTCACATCTCGAGCGCCAAGCAGTCGACGACACGCCACAGCCGGATCGACAAGGTCGTCGACCGCATCCTCGCCGGCAAAGGACTGCGCGACCGATAG
- a CDS encoding HNH endonuclease signature motif containing protein, with amino-acid sequence MKLRAAVERLERVVATTGSPDAAPAELEAALKATVEVQSFIAAQRAELVRALAQHPTSFPEAAIADTSGCTLGAASRERERADTLDSAAAMADALSDGVITAGHVDALTRATRDLDEAATASLLGDDEALATAASQRSIAEFDAFLKRAAKALAAADGEARLERQRRATRLRTWTDDDGMFNLKGRFDPDLGRELARRIRTATRSMFAHDVPATAPVDALERTQHLEALALAELVIGDGASGSASGPPVVVIDATQTNGAGGPVLDWGIPVELPLSVLDGVLGRSDPDAVIVANGVVLHAPGRLDLGRTSRLANRAQRRALQGLYATCAVPGCAVHYDRCRLHHVVWWSNGGRTDLDNLLPICQHHHTLLHDNVWDVSLGPNRELSIRIPDGTVLRAGPPRRSAA; translated from the coding sequence ATGAAGCTGCGAGCAGCGGTCGAGCGTCTGGAACGGGTGGTCGCCACCACCGGCTCGCCCGATGCCGCACCGGCCGAACTCGAAGCAGCGCTCAAGGCCACGGTCGAAGTGCAGTCGTTCATCGCCGCGCAGCGAGCCGAACTCGTCCGGGCGCTCGCCCAGCACCCGACGTCGTTCCCGGAGGCAGCGATCGCCGACACGTCGGGCTGCACCCTCGGCGCGGCGAGCAGAGAACGTGAACGTGCCGACACCCTCGACTCGGCCGCAGCGATGGCCGACGCGCTGTCCGATGGCGTCATCACCGCCGGCCACGTCGATGCGTTGACCCGAGCCACCCGTGACCTCGACGAGGCGGCCACCGCGAGCCTGCTCGGTGACGACGAGGCACTCGCCACCGCCGCCTCGCAGCGATCGATCGCCGAGTTCGACGCGTTCCTCAAGCGCGCCGCCAAGGCACTCGCCGCAGCCGACGGTGAGGCACGCCTCGAGCGGCAACGACGAGCGACTCGCCTGCGCACATGGACCGACGACGACGGCATGTTCAATCTCAAGGGTCGCTTCGATCCCGACCTCGGGAGAGAGCTCGCTCGTCGAATCAGAACAGCCACGCGTTCGATGTTCGCGCACGACGTTCCCGCCACCGCGCCGGTCGATGCACTCGAACGCACGCAGCATCTCGAAGCGCTCGCACTCGCCGAGCTCGTCATCGGCGACGGCGCCAGCGGCTCGGCTTCGGGCCCACCGGTGGTGGTGATCGACGCGACGCAGACCAACGGCGCTGGTGGCCCGGTGCTCGATTGGGGCATTCCCGTCGAGTTGCCGCTGTCGGTGCTCGACGGTGTGCTCGGCCGGTCGGATCCCGACGCCGTGATCGTGGCCAACGGCGTCGTGCTGCACGCACCGGGTCGGCTCGATCTCGGCCGCACCTCCCGCCTCGCCAACCGTGCACAACGCCGGGCGTTGCAGGGTCTGTACGCCACGTGCGCGGTGCCGGGCTGCGCCGTGCACTACGACCGCTGCCGGTTGCATCACGTCGTCTGGTGGAGCAACGGTGGCCGAACCGATCTCGACAATCTGCTGCCGATCTGCCAGCACCATCACACGCTGTTGCACGACAACGTGTGGGACGTGTCGCTCGGCCCGAACCGCGAGCTGTCGATCCGCATCCCCGACGGCACCGTCCTACGGGCGGGCCCGCCGAGACGCAGCGCCGCGTAG
- a CDS encoding adenylate/guanylate cyclase domain-containing protein, which translates to MTYMSAFARPLDRSEIDQIGIDSSRRNAADGISGVLLTLGDVFFQIIEGDEWAIDDLYRRVLGDDRHTDIICLRTEHGIAERLFPDWSMNVLDLDHLDGDVVGPMKLLLGRMGEAQHIIERYTQPAVSRILRQGLNPLDVPLHKADRLVMFTDMVAFSAISDRLPIDDVSQLVSAYFEICCTGIARRGGEVTKLLGDGVMAYFDPDLTDSAIQSCADILLGLKKARDDVPPHSPLRLLYSGFGLALGPVLEGSMGSSVKMDYTIIGEPVNTAARLEALTRTLDTPVLMTEAVKRAAKQQWSITDVGAFDIGLGSTTQVYSLDTGDDTTALRATAERALDVVATGGPG; encoded by the coding sequence ATGACCTACATGAGCGCCTTCGCCCGACCGCTCGACCGCAGCGAGATCGATCAGATCGGCATCGATTCGTCGCGACGGAATGCCGCCGACGGAATCAGCGGTGTGCTGTTGACCCTGGGCGATGTCTTCTTCCAGATCATCGAGGGCGACGAGTGGGCGATCGACGATCTCTACCGTCGCGTCCTGGGCGACGATCGCCACACCGACATCATCTGTCTCCGAACCGAGCACGGCATCGCCGAGCGGCTGTTCCCGGACTGGTCGATGAACGTGCTCGATCTCGACCATCTCGACGGTGATGTCGTCGGCCCGATGAAGCTCCTGCTCGGGCGAATGGGTGAGGCGCAGCACATCATCGAGCGCTACACCCAGCCTGCCGTGTCACGGATTCTGCGTCAGGGCCTCAACCCGCTCGACGTGCCGCTCCACAAGGCTGATCGCCTGGTGATGTTCACCGACATGGTCGCGTTCTCGGCGATCAGCGATCGGCTGCCGATCGACGACGTGTCACAACTCGTCTCGGCCTATTTCGAGATCTGCTGCACCGGTATCGCCCGGCGCGGCGGCGAGGTGACGAAGCTCCTCGGCGACGGCGTCATGGCCTACTTCGACCCCGACCTCACCGACAGCGCCATCCAGAGTTGTGCCGACATCCTCCTCGGGCTGAAGAAGGCGCGCGACGACGTTCCGCCGCACAGTCCACTTCGGTTGTTGTACAGCGGCTTCGGACTCGCGCTCGGCCCGGTGCTCGAAGGGTCGATGGGGTCGTCGGTGAAGATGGACTACACGATCATCGGCGAGCCGGTGAACACCGCGGCGCGCCTCGAGGCGTTGACCCGCACGCTCGACACGCCGGTGCTGATGACCGAGGCGGTGAAGCGGGCGGCGAAGCAGCAGTGGAGCATCACCGACGTCGGCGCGTTCGACATCGGACTCGGCAGCACGACGCAGGTGTACTCCCTCGACACCGGCGACGACACGACGGCGTTGCGAGCGACGGCAGAGCGGGCGCTCGACGTGGTGGCCACCGGCGGGCCAGGGTGA
- a CDS encoding diadenylate cyclase: MTRWDAHELPVLPGRLQRLADELNEEALPALDGASDPVIALVELAYALRPHLHEGRVPSYGVLLPPGPIADVVSASAALHTSVDLIGAHDLDLKFARRFADGVTSFGVRTDDAVDQLACFDRNMSDEHDLVGLQAAIGGLIIQRHPAGEVRVFGPAGVVRWNGTGWHHDVPMNAWIARLSTVAPDLPVGGVRPLLRFAIHKLGGHRIGATLIWRPTPHAVPPHRHESLIHNAPPLRVGKVGEEAALAHALSQTDGAAVFDGTATLTALGIRLAPSSVAEQSISPIGGMRHTSALRYSHDDPHSIVIVVSESGPVTLMHAGRAITEADPADETIG; the protein is encoded by the coding sequence GTGACACGATGGGATGCCCACGAGCTGCCCGTCCTTCCCGGACGGCTGCAACGCCTCGCCGACGAGCTGAACGAAGAGGCCTTGCCCGCCCTCGACGGAGCGTCCGATCCGGTCATCGCACTCGTCGAGCTGGCATACGCCCTTCGGCCACACCTGCACGAAGGACGCGTCCCGTCGTACGGCGTGCTGCTCCCTCCCGGCCCGATCGCCGACGTCGTCTCGGCATCGGCGGCACTCCACACCTCGGTCGATCTCATCGGAGCTCACGACCTCGATCTGAAGTTCGCTCGCCGCTTCGCCGATGGGGTGACGTCGTTCGGCGTCAGGACCGACGACGCCGTCGACCAGCTCGCATGTTTCGATCGGAACATGTCCGACGAACACGACCTGGTCGGGCTGCAGGCAGCGATCGGCGGGCTCATCATCCAGCGCCACCCGGCCGGTGAGGTTCGGGTCTTCGGGCCGGCCGGCGTGGTCAGGTGGAACGGAACCGGATGGCACCACGACGTTCCGATGAACGCCTGGATCGCGCGCCTCTCGACCGTCGCTCCCGACCTCCCGGTCGGTGGGGTGCGCCCACTCCTGCGCTTCGCGATCCACAAGCTCGGCGGGCATCGCATCGGGGCGACGCTGATCTGGCGGCCGACTCCACACGCCGTGCCGCCGCATCGACACGAATCGCTCATCCACAACGCACCGCCGCTCCGAGTCGGCAAGGTCGGAGAAGAGGCCGCACTCGCGCACGCGCTCTCCCAGACCGACGGCGCAGCGGTGTTCGACGGCACGGCCACGCTGACCGCGCTCGGAATCCGGCTCGCCCCGTCGTCGGTCGCCGAGCAGTCGATCAGCCCGATCGGGGGCATGCGTCACACGTCCGCGCTCCGCTACTCGCACGACGACCCTCACTCGATCGTGATCGTGGTGTCGGAGTCGGGGCCGGTGACGCTCATGCACGCCGGCCGGGCAATTACCGAAGCCGACCCCGCCGACGAGACCATCGGCTGA
- a CDS encoding PaaI family thioesterase, whose amino-acid sequence MTESTDATSFIRSAMPLCDTLGISAMAMTPERVELTMDWTDALCTSGGLLHGGALMALADSAGGASAFLNLPEGATGTSTIESKTNFLGGVTEGSVVATATPLHVGSTTIVVETEIRHEQRLVAKVTQTQAVLRPR is encoded by the coding sequence ATGACCGAGAGCACCGATGCGACCAGCTTCATCCGCAGCGCGATGCCACTGTGCGACACGCTCGGCATCTCCGCGATGGCCATGACGCCAGAGCGCGTCGAACTCACCATGGACTGGACGGACGCGCTCTGCACGAGCGGCGGCCTCCTGCACGGTGGCGCGCTCATGGCGCTCGCCGACTCGGCGGGTGGAGCGTCGGCGTTCCTCAATCTCCCCGAGGGAGCCACGGGCACCTCGACCATCGAATCGAAGACCAACTTCCTCGGCGGCGTCACCGAGGGCTCGGTCGTGGCGACAGCGACGCCGCTCCACGTCGGGTCGACCACGATCGTCGTCGAGACCGAGATCCGCCACGAGCAACGACTCGTCGCCAAGGTGACCCAGACCCAGGCGGTCCTGCGGCCGCGCTGA